The genomic DNA GGATCTTGCTCTATTGCTACTACTGTTTCTTTATTCTTAGTTTCTAGATACTTAGTTTCTTTATTTAGCGGGATATAGCCGTCACTGGTTACGGATATATCGGTAACTAGTGACAGGATTTCCCCGTCATTAGTGACAGGATTTTCCGGTAACTGTAAGAAGTCAATAAGATTGGTAACTAAGGTAGATTTTTTTTCTTTACCGCTGTATTTAACTCCTAATTTCCGGCTTAAAAGTCTGATATTATCCCGGCTCATTTTTAGGATGTTTTCCCTGGTAAACTCTACGTCACCAACTTCTCTACCATAAGCCAAATCACTTACACTATCATCACTTGATATTTCTTCTAAAATCACTTTGTGATTGATATAGTAATAACTAGATATCGGCATTCCCTTCCTTACGATTTTAAACAACCCTTTTTCTACTCCTATTTTTTTAATTGTAGAGATCCTATCAATATTAATTCCTGTATATAATTTGATAGAAGTATCCCGGCAATAAAATTCTTCTCCATCATAATATCTTTCCTGATCTATAAGATATGCCACAAGGGAAGCCAGCTCTAACCCATATTTTGCCATAAGCTTTTTATTAACCATTAATGTGGCTTCTTGGGATAATGTATTTTGTAAAATGTTTTTATAATTCATAACTGGCTCTCCTTTTAAATTCTTTAAGTTTTTTTTAGTTTCTTTTTAAGTTTTGGTGTATAATTCTAACAGATAATATATTTTAAAATCTTTATGATTTTTTTAGGAGGTGAAACCCTATGTACGTATCAGGTGAAAAACCAGGTGTAGGAACTTATATGTGTATGATTTGTCATTTAGAACTAATTATAGAAAGCGACAACGAGAAATTACCAAAATGTCCAGATTGTGGGACAGGAATCTATAAAAAGATGGATTAATTCATCTTTTTTTCTTTCCCTCTCTTTCTTCCTATATTTTCTTTGATAAGTTTTTTCTCAATATTGGAATTTTCTATCTTCAGCTTTTCTCTGCAGCTCACCGCATATTCCAGGAGCCATACTCTCACTTCATCATCCAAAGCTTCATACTGGACCTCCAAGGCATCTATCTGCTTTCTTTTTCCAAAGTATGTTTCATTGAATTCATTTATTTTTTTATCCAGATCTTCCAGGGCTTTTTTCATAGATGAAAGATCTGTTAGTTTTAGGATCTTAGCTCTGGTCTTAGAAAACGATTTCTGCATATCCTCGTTCCACTTATTTAAATTGAAACTCTTTACCCTCCTCTCATCATCCAGTTCATCTATTACCCCTGCGTGTCTCAGGTGTTCTTCAAAGGTTTCCACCCTTACCTGCATATTCATGCTTCTTTCTAGCTCTAAGGATAGAGCTGAATCTGGTCTAGCCATGTGTTACCTCCTAGGTTTACTATTAAAGCGTGCCTCCTAATATGTTATAATTTGATCACCATAATAAAATTAATCACAAGGAGGCACAAAAATGGATTATTCAAAAATAATTCTTAATGATTTAGAGAAACAAATATTAAAATTACTTTCTGCAAATAAAGTTCATCCTAATATAGATCACATCTATGGGTACTTAAAATTTCCAAATTATGACGAATTATCGACAGCTCTTCATAATTTAAAAAAGATAAATTTTTTACATGAATATACGATTCAGACAGAACTTTATTGTCTTACTAAAAATTATGAACAATATGCTATCTACCAAAAACAATTAAAAAAGAAAAACTTTATAAAATTTATCCTAGGTATTTCAAGTGCTGTAATAGCAGGATTATTATTAAAAATAATTGCAGATTAACTGCCACTATACAGATTAAAAAAACTATAAAAAATTTATTTATCGATTCTCTGATTATAACTAAATTACGTGTTACAAGAGAAAAACTTATAACTAAAGGACATTCTTTCATTTCACACCTCACTCCTAATTTATTTAAAATTTTAGAGTAGATCT from Psychrilyobacter piezotolerans includes the following:
- a CDS encoding zinc ribbon-containing protein, with translation MYVSGEKPGVGTYMCMICHLELIIESDNEKLPKCPDCGTGIYKKMD